Proteins from a genomic interval of Pogoniulus pusillus isolate bPogPus1 unplaced genomic scaffold, bPogPus1.pri scaffold_94_arrow_ctg1, whole genome shotgun sequence:
- the LOC135174621 gene encoding zinc finger protein 850-like, producing the protein MEPQKELGQSRAGSETQQEEKEEEEKEKEEEVKEAAEEKEQQEEGEGKAAAEPCVPGEQCPECGQSLPPGWQPGKQECPQPGTQCFICTHCGQRRSSLRRRQQEGAQAGPKLGMVCDECGQSFASIIGLAEHLEIHAGKKRFPCGECGKRFARRSGLRRHLNIHAGNKPFSCRECGKSFASSTGLTEHLNIHAGKKPFSCRECGKSFASRSGLSRHLNIHSGEKRFSCRECGKSFVSSSGLSQHRNIHAEEKPFSCCECGKSFASSSGLNQHRYTHAEEKQFPCRECGKSFTTSTALTQHWHVHTGEKPHSCSVCGKRFTTRFSLLEHLNLHAGVKPYTCSVCGKSFTHRSTLMQHRWIHSEVKPYSCSDCGKGFLYKVQLTKHERRCSHQEMKSSSKPSRGPLSQGHEQEDQEREKEQQEEGEAKGVVDPSVPDEQCPMEQQGGAQPGTKLQLGCSGSGNCFASSSALSLLQQLQPRKKFPCSDCSKSFSSKMALRFHRNMHAGEKPYSCDECGKSYASSSTLRLHRQNHAVNKKFPCDKCGKSFAVSSYLLRHRLTHTGEKPYSCDVCGKSFVHISALNCHRLLHTGEKPYSCGDCGKSFIHISALNRHRLLHTGVRPYSCGECGKSFVHISALKRHRLLHTGVRPYSCDDCGKGFRSTTDLKMHHCTHTREKPSTAVNVARASPPMTG; encoded by the coding sequence ATGGAGccgcagaaggagctggggcagagccgCGCCGGGAGCGAAACgcagcaggaagagaaggaggaggaggaaaaagagaaagaggaggaggtgaaagaggcggcagaagagaaagagcagcaggaggaaggtgaaggtaAAGCTGCCGCGGAGCCCTGTGTGCCAGGCGAGCAGTGCCCCGAGTGCGGGCAGAGCCTCCCGCCCGGCTGGCAGCCGGGGAAGCAGgagtgcccccagcctggcacccagtgctTCATCTGCACCCACTGCGGCCAGAGGCGCTCCAGCCtccggcggcggcagcaggaAGGCGCCCAGGCGGGCCCCAAGCTTGGTATGGTGTGCGATGAGTGTGGCCAGAGCTTTGCCAGCATCATTGGTCTCGCGGAGCACCTCGAAATCCATGCTGGGAAGAAACGGTTTCCCTGTGGAGAGTGTGGCAAGAGATTTGCCCGCAGGTCTGGTCTCAGGAGGCACCTCAACATCCATGCTGGGAATAAACCGTTCTCCTGCCGTGaatgtggcaagagctttgccagcagcactggtCTTACggagcatctcaacatccatGCTGGGAAGAAACCGTTCTCCTGCCGTGaatgtggcaagagctttgccagcaggTCTGGTCTCAGCCGCCATCTCAACATCCATTCTGGGGAGAAACGGTTTTCCTGTCgtgagtgtggcaagagctttgtcAGCAGCTCTGGCCTTAGCCAGCACCGCAACATCCATGCTGAGGAGAAACCGTTCTCCTGCTGCGaatgtggcaagagctttgccagcagctctggcctTAACCAGCACCGCTACACCCATGCTGAGGAGAAACAGTTCCCCTGCCgtgagtgtggcaagagcttcaccaccagcactgctctaacccagcactggcatgtccacaccggggagaagcctCACAGCTGCAGTGTCTGTGGCAAGAGATTCACAACCCGCTTTAGTCTCCTGGAGCACTTGAACCTCCATGCAGGGGTGAAGCCATACACCTGTAGtgtctgtggcaagagctttaccCACAGGTCGACTCTCATGCAGCACCGATGGATCCACAGTGAGGTGAAGCCGTACAGCTGCAGTGACTGCGGCAAGGGTTTCCTGTACAAGGTCCAACTGACCAAGCACGAACGGCGCTGCAGCCACCAGGAGATGAAGAGCTCCAGCAAACCTTCCAGGGGTCCCCTCAGCCAGGGCCATGAGCAGGAGGAtcaggaaagggagaaagagcagcaggaggaaggtgaagctAAAGGTGTCGTGGACCCCTCCGTGCCAGACGAGCAGTGCCCcatggagcagcagggaggcgcCCAGCCAGGCACCAAGCTGCAGTTGGGCTGCAGTGGGAGTGGCAactgctttgccagcagctctgccctcagcctgctccagcaactccagcctaggaagaagttcccctgcagtgactgcagcaagagctttAGCAGCAAAATGGCTCTGAGATTTCACCGCAACATGCACGCTGGGGAGAAGCCTTACAGCTGTGACGAGTGTGGCAAGAGCTATGCCAGCAGCTCTACTCTCAGACTGCACCGCCAAAACCATGCTGTGAATAAGAAGTTCCCCTGTGACaagtgtggcaagagcttcgcCGTCAGTTCCTACCTTCTCCGTCACCGCCTTAcccacaccggggagaagccgtACAGCTGCGATGTCTGCGGCAAGAGCTTTGTCCACATCTCTGCTCTCAACTGTCACCGTCTCctccacaccggggagaagccgtACAGCTGCGgtgactgcggcaagagctttaTCCACATCTCTGCTCTCAACCGTCACCGTCTCCTCCACACCGGGGTGAGGCCGTACAGCTGTGGTGAGTGCGGCAAGAGCTTTGTCCACATCTCTGCTCTCAAGCGTCACCGTCTCCTCCACACCGGGGTGAGGCCGTACAGCTGTGATGACTGCGGCAAGGGCTTCAGGAGCACCACTGACCTCAAAATGCACCATTGCACTCACACCAGGGAGAAGCCTTCCACTGCGGTgaatgtggcaagagcttcaccaccaATGACAGGCTGA